From Spartinivicinus ruber, the proteins below share one genomic window:
- a CDS encoding ricin-type beta-trefoil lectin domain protein: MQVVRLIGVLFLAIIAVQANAGGRYGLIKSATGKCLDVDGGRAGNHTPVIAWDCHGRANQLWKMDRKGRLRPSHAPHMCLEAGKNLQQGDRAFIYECHSGKHQRWRWNGNTLQNKANSWVVLDYFVDQGRVGVWQRHNRANQQWYWQAQQSRRHNNSFYQEEPQYNYRPACETKNRKAGPLWNQRHANEACPNICGNYNSRWTGHWSTVEWGVMSVCQCKRC, translated from the coding sequence ATGCAAGTAGTTCGATTAATAGGCGTGTTGTTTCTTGCAATTATTGCTGTGCAGGCAAATGCTGGTGGGCGTTATGGGTTAATTAAGTCTGCGACAGGTAAGTGTTTGGATGTTGATGGTGGCAGAGCAGGTAATCACACCCCTGTTATTGCTTGGGACTGTCATGGTAGGGCAAACCAACTTTGGAAAATGGACCGTAAAGGTCGGTTGAGACCAAGTCATGCACCCCATATGTGTTTGGAAGCAGGAAAAAACTTACAGCAAGGGGATAGAGCATTTATTTATGAGTGCCACTCAGGCAAGCATCAGCGTTGGCGTTGGAATGGTAATACCCTGCAAAATAAGGCAAATAGTTGGGTAGTGCTGGACTATTTTGTTGATCAAGGTCGAGTAGGTGTTTGGCAGCGTCATAATCGCGCAAATCAACAATGGTATTGGCAAGCACAGCAGTCAAGACGCCACAATAATTCTTTTTACCAAGAAGAACCGCAATATAATTATAGACCGGCTTGTGAAACAAAAAATCGAAAAGCAGGTCCGCTTTGGAATCAGCGCCATGCAAATGAAGCCTGTCCCAATATTTGTGGAAACTATAATAGCCGTTGGACAGGCCACTGGAGCACAGTAGAGTGGGGAGTAATGTCAGTTTGTCAGTGTAAACGGTGTTAA
- the ubiB gene encoding ubiquinone biosynthesis regulatory protein kinase UbiB: MVQLPRLFKITLVVAKYRLDELVYHPQLPWYLRFALLLLPWRWIKNPAPRAERLRKALEELGPIFVKFGQLLSTRRDLLPDDVADELKKLQDQVPPFSGKLATKLIEQSLGKPVTELFAEFDPKPMASASVAQVHLAKLPDDRQVVVKVIRPGINKIIKQDMTILYFMAKLLVAFSTEGRRLRPLEVVADYEHTIFDELDLQREAANASQLRRNFANSNLLYVPQVFWDYCSRSVMVMERIYGIPVAEIDQLKAQGIDMQKLAVRGVEIFFTQVFRDSFFHADMHPGNIFVSPYEPDDPQYIAIDCGIVGSLTAEDQSYLARNLLAFFNQDYRQVAQLHIDSGWVPKHTRVNELESAIRAVCEPIFEKPLKDISFGHVLLRLFQTARRFNMEVQPQLVLLQKTLLNIEGLGRQLYPDLDLWHTGKPYLEQWMKDRVGPLGVLKHIHHRAPEWLEQAPIISQNMLQWLEQHLHEPTQTTKQPKTTNKRYLIGLLLVTGSVASIVWPNWMQLFNQANLPSILVGAVGVFLIFSEKKA; this comes from the coding sequence GTGGTCCAACTGCCTCGTTTGTTTAAAATCACCCTTGTTGTTGCCAAGTATCGCTTAGATGAGTTGGTCTACCACCCACAACTTCCCTGGTATCTTCGCTTTGCATTACTATTACTTCCCTGGCGATGGATTAAAAACCCCGCTCCCCGAGCAGAAAGGCTAAGAAAGGCCCTAGAAGAGCTTGGCCCTATTTTTGTTAAATTTGGTCAATTATTATCCACTAGGCGCGACCTGTTGCCTGATGATGTTGCTGATGAGCTTAAAAAACTGCAAGACCAAGTGCCACCCTTTTCCGGCAAGCTAGCCACTAAATTAATTGAGCAAAGCTTAGGTAAGCCAGTTACAGAGCTTTTTGCAGAATTTGACCCCAAACCGATGGCCTCTGCATCAGTCGCTCAAGTACATTTGGCCAAATTACCCGATGACAGACAGGTAGTAGTTAAAGTCATTCGACCGGGTATTAATAAAATCATCAAGCAGGATATGACCATCCTCTACTTTATGGCCAAACTGCTGGTTGCTTTTTCTACCGAAGGCAGGCGGCTACGCCCGTTAGAAGTGGTGGCGGATTATGAACACACCATCTTCGATGAATTAGACCTACAACGCGAAGCTGCTAATGCATCACAACTGAGGCGTAATTTTGCTAATTCCAATTTACTATATGTACCACAAGTGTTTTGGGATTATTGTTCTCGTTCTGTAATGGTCATGGAGCGGATTTATGGCATTCCAGTTGCTGAAATAGATCAGCTCAAAGCCCAAGGTATTGATATGCAAAAGCTGGCAGTGCGGGGCGTAGAAATCTTTTTTACCCAAGTTTTTCGTGACAGTTTTTTCCATGCGGACATGCATCCAGGCAATATATTTGTATCACCTTATGAACCAGATGATCCCCAATATATTGCTATCGACTGCGGCATTGTCGGCTCGTTAACGGCAGAGGATCAAAGCTACCTTGCTCGTAACCTGCTGGCTTTTTTCAACCAGGATTATCGCCAGGTGGCTCAGCTTCACATCGACTCTGGTTGGGTACCAAAACATACCCGAGTAAACGAATTAGAGTCTGCTATTCGTGCTGTCTGTGAACCTATTTTCGAAAAGCCGTTAAAAGATATTTCTTTTGGCCATGTGTTATTGCGCTTATTTCAAACCGCTCGACGCTTCAATATGGAAGTGCAACCCCAGCTAGTATTGCTGCAAAAAACCCTACTCAACATTGAAGGGCTTGGCCGCCAGCTTTACCCCGACTTAGACTTATGGCACACCGGCAAACCCTACCTTGAGCAGTGGATGAAAGACCGGGTTGGCCCACTAGGGGTCTTAAAACATATTCACCACCGGGCTCCAGAATGGTTGGAACAAGCCCCAATCATCAGCCAAAATATGCTTCAGTGGCTGGAACAACACCTCCACGAACCCACTCAAACAACTAAGCAGCCTAAAACCACTAACAAACGCTATTTAATTGGCTTATTGTTAGTCACTGGCTCTGTGGCCAGTATAGTCTGGCCTAACTGGATGCAACTATTTAATCAAGCAAATTTACCTAGTATCCTAGTTGGTGCAGTAGGCGTATTTTTAATTTTCAGTGAAAAAAAAGCGTAA
- the hutF gene encoding formimidoylglutamate deiminase, giving the protein MKIFHAQLLFDGQQWLKSKYFQVDPNGIFHDLPTTTVMKEQCEELGIVIPGFINCHSHSFQRAMAGLGEKRSADQKQDSFWTWRDKMYQLVQTLDPESFKTIADWLYVEMLESGYTSVGEFHYLHKKPNGHAYNTPIEMALQLLYAGVQTGIRICLLPVLYQQGGFGVPLQPKQHPFGMASLEEYTQYHHSLHSHIPNGFQLGVAAHSIRAIDKHTLQEFTNIYNNKNIPIHIHIAEQPAEVADAIKFYGKRPVELLIDNVEVNKNWSLIHATHINSEELKGILNAGATVGICPLTEANLGDGIFPMRAYLEQGGKIAIGSDSHIRIDPFEELRLIEYSQRYQDNERACLANTDFLSPGLRLAYECYLGGKQSLKLNIGSLHEGHYADFIVLREDHPATLRLDTNTLWDELIFAGGREVVKDVYTGGIKIVSQGQHILHDEKLSSLAELYHSL; this is encoded by the coding sequence ATGAAGATTTTTCATGCTCAATTATTGTTTGATGGACAACAATGGCTTAAATCAAAATATTTCCAAGTGGACCCAAACGGAATATTCCACGATTTACCGACAACCACGGTTATGAAAGAGCAATGTGAAGAGCTTGGTATTGTTATTCCAGGCTTTATCAATTGTCATTCTCATAGTTTCCAGCGTGCAATGGCAGGCTTGGGAGAAAAGCGTTCCGCTGACCAAAAGCAAGATAGCTTCTGGACATGGCGAGATAAAATGTACCAGTTAGTTCAAACTCTAGACCCTGAATCCTTTAAAACAATTGCAGACTGGTTATATGTAGAGATGTTAGAGTCTGGTTATACATCAGTAGGCGAATTTCATTATTTACATAAAAAACCTAATGGACACGCCTATAATACACCAATTGAAATGGCTCTACAGTTATTGTATGCAGGCGTACAAACAGGCATCAGAATATGTCTCTTACCTGTACTATACCAACAGGGAGGATTTGGTGTTCCATTACAACCAAAGCAACACCCTTTTGGCATGGCTAGCTTAGAAGAATATACTCAATACCATCACTCACTTCATTCACATATTCCAAACGGGTTTCAACTGGGAGTAGCTGCTCATTCAATTAGAGCTATTGATAAGCATACACTACAGGAATTCACAAATATTTATAATAATAAAAATATTCCAATACATATCCATATTGCTGAACAACCAGCGGAAGTTGCCGATGCAATAAAGTTTTATGGTAAGCGACCTGTTGAACTCTTAATTGATAATGTTGAAGTTAATAAAAATTGGAGTTTAATTCATGCCACGCATATTAACTCAGAAGAACTCAAAGGCATTTTAAATGCTGGCGCTACTGTAGGAATATGCCCACTTACCGAAGCTAATCTAGGAGATGGTATTTTTCCAATGAGAGCATATCTTGAGCAAGGTGGTAAGATTGCAATAGGCTCAGACTCTCATATACGTATTGACCCATTTGAAGAGCTGCGTTTAATTGAATACAGCCAACGCTATCAGGACAACGAGCGAGCTTGCTTAGCAAATACCGATTTTTTATCACCTGGGTTAAGGTTAGCCTATGAGTGTTACTTAGGAGGAAAACAATCATTGAAACTAAATATAGGCTCACTTCACGAGGGACACTATGCCGACTTTATCGTACTGAGAGAAGATCACCCAGCAACATTAAGATTAGACACTAATACTTTATGGGACGAATTAATTTTTGCTGGAGGCCGAGAGGTTGTAAAAGACGTTTATACGGGTGGTATAAAAATAGTGTCGCAGGGACAACATATTTTACATGATGAAAAATTATCATCATTAGCAGAGTTATATCATAGCCTTTAA